In Candidatus Zixiibacteriota bacterium, one DNA window encodes the following:
- a CDS encoding methyltransferase domain-containing protein → MSDSTDFFNDYYAGKEHAFGKVPNQRMREFVLKENIGGNALDLGCGDGRNSLFLAELGMKVIAVDQSKEGIEQLNKNALQHGLDQNVETFVDDVRNFVVPRNFFDLISAVTIFDHFPEGYLDSFLGEIHDGLKENGILFVKVHTVDDPGYNGDSGQASELSKAIQHYFDNDELNRILKDKFDILDYEEYKTTDHTHGEPHQHAFAEAVARKK, encoded by the coding sequence ATGTCGGACTCAACAGATTTTTTCAATGATTACTATGCTGGTAAAGAGCATGCTTTCGGGAAGGTTCCCAACCAGCGCATGCGCGAATTTGTGTTGAAGGAAAATATCGGCGGCAATGCTCTTGACCTGGGATGCGGGGATGGCCGCAACAGCCTTTTCCTGGCCGAGCTCGGGATGAAAGTTATCGCTGTTGACCAGTCGAAAGAAGGCATCGAACAGTTAAACAAAAATGCCTTGCAACACGGGCTTGATCAGAATGTCGAAACTTTCGTGGATGATGTCCGGAATTTCGTTGTACCGCGTAATTTCTTCGACTTAATCAGCGCGGTTACGATATTCGATCATTTTCCCGAAGGCTACCTGGATAGTTTCCTCGGTGAAATCCATGACGGCTTAAAAGAAAATGGAATCCTGTTTGTCAAGGTGCATACGGTCGATGATCCCGGTTACAATGGTGATTCCGGACAGGCCAGTGAATTATCAAAAGCCATTCAGCACTATTTCGACAATGATGAACTCAACCGGATTCTCAAAGATAAATTCGATATCCTGGACTACGAAGAATACAAGACTACAGACCACACTCACGGCGAACCGCATCAGCATGCTTTTGCCGAGGCTGTCGCCCGCAAAAAGTAA